One region of Glutamicibacter sp. B1 genomic DNA includes:
- a CDS encoding FAD-dependent oxidoreductase, which yields MNQSHPVIVVGAGPVGLATAAHLRERGQEVLVLEAGDHAGAAMQEWAHIMLFSPWRYNIDSAARRLLETPCEGYPGDWVAPRLSKLPTGGELVREYLEPLAAHPEFEPRVRYGHRVVKVSRVLEDGRGADNARTAGRNDAAFLVRAETADGAIDVIGRAVVDASGTWNQPNPVGRAGVEAIGETEARERGFMVGGLPDPLGADEPELAGKSLLVLGAGHPAANTIIALGRLQKRYPDTTILWGLRGTANPIRLYGGGAADQLPARGQLGTSLRRLVERGNVQVLENVAVASVTSGKQLAVTLGDGRELAVDRIIAATGFRPDLQMHSELRLDLDESVEAPRQLGPLIDPEVYSCGTVSAHGEKLLAHPEKGFYVVGMKSYGRAPTFLLATGYEQVRSIAAALSGDAHAADRVELQLPEAGVCSTDLAGSCDAPEPTGSSCCTSGPQPVVLGVPTGTLHGNTQLAGRAMNK from the coding sequence CGCGGCCATGCAAGAATGGGCGCACATCATGCTCTTCTCTCCCTGGCGGTACAACATCGATTCCGCTGCCCGGCGCCTGCTGGAAACTCCGTGCGAGGGATACCCCGGGGACTGGGTAGCGCCACGGCTCAGCAAGCTGCCCACCGGCGGCGAGCTGGTGCGCGAGTACCTGGAGCCACTGGCGGCCCATCCTGAATTCGAACCGCGTGTTCGCTACGGTCACCGCGTGGTGAAGGTCAGCCGTGTGCTGGAAGATGGCCGAGGCGCCGACAACGCGCGCACCGCCGGACGCAATGACGCGGCCTTCCTGGTGCGCGCGGAAACCGCTGATGGCGCGATCGACGTCATCGGCCGGGCCGTGGTGGATGCCAGCGGCACCTGGAACCAGCCCAACCCGGTCGGCCGAGCCGGCGTCGAGGCCATCGGCGAAACCGAAGCCCGCGAACGCGGTTTCATGGTGGGCGGCTTGCCGGATCCGCTGGGCGCGGACGAACCGGAATTGGCCGGGAAGTCGCTGCTGGTGCTCGGTGCCGGGCACCCGGCGGCCAACACCATCATCGCCCTGGGCCGCTTGCAGAAGAGATACCCGGACACCACCATCCTGTGGGGACTGCGCGGGACGGCCAACCCGATCCGCCTCTATGGAGGCGGAGCCGCTGATCAGCTCCCAGCACGGGGCCAGCTGGGCACCAGCCTGCGCCGACTGGTTGAGCGCGGCAACGTGCAGGTGCTGGAAAATGTTGCCGTCGCCTCCGTGACATCGGGGAAGCAACTGGCAGTGACCCTAGGGGATGGGCGCGAGCTGGCCGTAGACCGCATTATCGCGGCGACCGGTTTCCGCCCGGACCTGCAGATGCACTCCGAGTTGCGCCTGGATCTGGATGAAAGCGTGGAAGCACCGCGCCAGCTGGGGCCGCTGATTGATCCGGAAGTCTATAGCTGCGGCACGGTCAGCGCCCACGGGGAAAAGCTGCTGGCGCATCCTGAGAAGGGCTTCTACGTCGTGGGAATGAAAAGCTACGGCCGCGCGCCGACCTTCTTGCTGGCTACCGGCTATGAGCAAGTGCGTTCAATCGCCGCCGCGCTCTCCGGGGATGCCCACGCCGCTGATCGGGTGGAGCTGCAGCTGCCGGAGGCAGGTGTTTGCTCCACGGATCTGGCTGGCTCCTGCGATGCGCCGGAGCCAACGGGTTCCTCGTGCTGCACCAGTGGTCCGCAGCCGGTGGTGCTCGGGGTGCCGACCGGAACGTTGCATGGGAACACGCAGTTGGCCGGGCGGGCCATGAACAAGTAG